From Chryseobacterium joostei, the proteins below share one genomic window:
- a CDS encoding response regulator transcription factor, translating into MNILLVEDDQRISSFLLKGLSEAGHNMTLADSGEKAREILHTYDFDIILMDIMLPGLDGMQLTQIIRFKGNYTPILVLSALNSPDDKIKMLDLGADDYLSKPFHFEELISRIKALTRRNKLSYQKEDQYLSCGTIIIDTDLHKVTQNEKEIEFSPTEYKLFTFLMENKNKVLSRTQILHNVWGIDFDSTTNVVDVYISYVRNKIDETEQKIIHTVKGTGYLIKD; encoded by the coding sequence ATGAATATCTTATTGGTAGAGGACGATCAAAGAATTAGCAGTTTCCTGTTGAAAGGGCTTTCTGAGGCCGGCCATAATATGACACTTGCTGATTCCGGGGAAAAAGCCAGAGAAATTCTTCATACCTATGATTTTGATATTATACTGATGGATATAATGCTTCCGGGGTTGGATGGTATGCAGCTTACTCAGATCATCAGGTTTAAGGGAAATTATACTCCAATTTTAGTGTTAAGTGCACTGAACAGTCCGGATGATAAAATTAAGATGCTGGATTTGGGAGCAGATGACTACTTATCCAAGCCTTTTCATTTTGAAGAGCTGATCTCCAGGATTAAAGCTTTAACTAGACGTAATAAATTAAGTTATCAAAAGGAAGATCAATATTTATCATGCGGTACGATTATAATTGATACGGATCTTCACAAGGTAACCCAAAATGAGAAAGAAATTGAATTTTCTCCTACAGAATATAAGCTTTTTACTTTTTTGATGGAAAATAAAAATAAGGTATTGAGCAGAACCCAGATTCTACATAATGTTTGGGGAATAGATTTTGACAGTACTACAAATGTGGTGGATGTATACATTTCCTATGTTCGTAATAAAATTGATGAAACAGAACAGAAGATTATCCATACCGTAAAGGGAACAGGATATTTAATTAAAGACTGA
- a CDS encoding HAMP domain-containing sensor histidine kinase, with product MTLRNRFTLISSLSFGIVSIITSAVIFFAYYDSTKIFYFEKLRNTALISAIYYLEKDELPKNRHAQIKQEYNHLIQNNRVAVYNQNNQVTFGHNLNDKNIKPIHLQAARNNKGTQFMSGNEFYYGIFYPDNQGDFVVFVKSPNDSFQSQIWRLAIIMVSVLIIGLLAIYFLSRYLSKVVYKPISNVVERINKVDYNNISTAITSTNTNDEIEDLIKSYNKLLGRISENVLLQQNFINYVSHEFKTPLAAISGNLEVFAQRDRTPEEYKKVAKESLENVFEIENILNNLLLMSGMTKLEASHKQVRVDELIWKIYEKLEPKAKEKQSTLKVELQVTKPALLEFPGNETLLYLALYNIVENAIKYSQDHPIVINLSEKDSKLNIEVKDQGKGIHSDDLSKITETFYRGQNVENVKGSGIGLSLSQSIFDHHHILMKITSSVNVGTSVVLEFPVHS from the coding sequence ATGACTCTTAGAAACAGGTTTACGCTTATTTCCAGCCTTTCGTTTGGTATTGTTTCTATCATCACATCTGCGGTGATATTTTTTGCCTATTATGACAGTACGAAGATCTTTTATTTTGAAAAGCTTAGAAATACAGCGCTTATTTCAGCTATTTATTATCTTGAAAAGGATGAACTTCCCAAGAACAGGCATGCCCAGATTAAACAAGAATATAATCATCTTATTCAAAATAATAGGGTAGCAGTTTATAATCAGAATAATCAGGTTACGTTTGGCCACAATCTGAATGACAAGAATATTAAGCCCATTCATTTACAGGCTGCCAGAAACAATAAGGGAACCCAATTTATGTCTGGTAATGAGTTCTATTATGGTATTTTTTACCCGGATAATCAGGGAGACTTTGTTGTTTTTGTAAAATCACCTAATGATTCATTTCAATCACAGATCTGGCGACTTGCCATTATTATGGTTTCTGTGCTTATTATCGGCTTGCTTGCTATTTATTTTTTAAGCAGATATCTTTCAAAGGTTGTATACAAACCAATTTCCAATGTGGTAGAGCGGATTAACAAAGTAGATTACAATAATATTTCTACAGCTATTACCTCTACCAATACCAATGATGAGATTGAAGACCTGATCAAATCTTATAATAAATTATTGGGCCGTATTTCTGAAAATGTCCTGTTACAACAGAACTTTATCAATTATGTGTCTCATGAGTTTAAAACTCCTTTAGCTGCAATTTCTGGAAATCTGGAAGTATTTGCCCAAAGGGACCGAACTCCGGAAGAATATAAAAAGGTGGCCAAGGAATCACTGGAGAATGTTTTTGAAATTGAAAACATCCTCAATAATCTTCTTCTAATGTCCGGAATGACGAAGCTTGAAGCCTCTCATAAACAGGTAAGGGTAGATGAGCTGATCTGGAAAATTTATGAAAAACTAGAACCTAAGGCAAAAGAAAAGCAATCTACTCTTAAAGTAGAGCTCCAGGTTACAAAACCAGCTTTGCTGGAGTTTCCCGGAAATGAGACTCTTTTATATTTGGCGCTATATAATATTGTAGAAAATGCCATTAAGTATTCTCAGGATCATCCTATTGTTATCAATTTATCAGAAAAAGATAGCAAGTTGAATATAGAGGTAAAAGATCAGGGTAAGGGTATTCATTCTGATGACCTTTCAAAGATCACAGAAACTTTTTACAGGGGACAAAATGTAGAGAATGTGAAAGGAAGTGGGATTGGATTGTCATTATCCCAAAGTATTTTTGATCATCATCATATCCTGATGAAGATTACTTCTAGTGTAAATGTTGGAACGAGTGTTGTTCTCGAATTTCCTGTTCATTCCTGA
- a CDS encoding efflux RND transporter periplasmic adaptor subunit, with amino-acid sequence MKMNTTQYIVIYLSALVTLTGCKDQKQDKEAEKTYCISKELKKDIKLAKAEMLPIEESITLTGEVESNSDKTVPFVSLVDGVVTDTYFSLGDYVKKGQTLASVKSTAVNEMQDDTQTLQAQLAVAKRKLASVEAMYKDDIASQKDLQEARAEVTILQSNISKTQKNMQLYSAGGSTIQIKAPADGYVINKNISKGMPVTAGGDQLFTISNLDKVWVMANVYATNMRHVYVDQPVVVKTLAYPDDSFSGKINNISQVFNENERVLKAKIIMDNNGMKLRPGMSADVVLPVNSQNKNALAIPAKALIFDNNQSYVVVYKKDCELEIRPVTEVASNSQHIYVEGNLKQGENVIASNGLLIYENLKNQLNKSTK; translated from the coding sequence ATGAAAATGAATACTACCCAATACATAGTAATATATCTGTCTGCCCTGGTTACGCTTACAGGCTGTAAAGATCAAAAGCAGGACAAGGAAGCAGAGAAAACATATTGTATCAGCAAGGAACTAAAAAAAGATATTAAACTGGCTAAGGCAGAAATGCTTCCCATAGAAGAAAGTATTACCCTTACCGGAGAAGTGGAGAGCAATTCTGATAAAACAGTTCCCTTTGTAAGTCTTGTAGATGGAGTGGTTACAGATACCTATTTTTCTTTGGGTGACTACGTGAAAAAAGGACAAACTCTGGCTAGTGTAAAAAGTACAGCGGTTAACGAAATGCAGGATGATACTCAAACACTACAAGCGCAATTAGCTGTAGCTAAAAGAAAACTGGCATCTGTAGAAGCCATGTATAAAGACGATATCGCTTCCCAAAAAGATCTTCAGGAAGCCAGAGCTGAAGTAACCATATTGCAGTCCAATATTTCCAAGACTCAAAAAAATATGCAGCTGTATTCTGCGGGGGGAAGTACCATTCAGATAAAGGCTCCTGCAGACGGATATGTTATTAATAAAAATATTTCCAAGGGAATGCCGGTTACCGCCGGTGGAGATCAGCTTTTTACTATTTCCAATTTGGATAAGGTTTGGGTAATGGCGAATGTATATGCAACCAATATGAGGCATGTGTACGTAGACCAACCTGTTGTGGTAAAGACACTGGCTTATCCTGATGATAGTTTTTCGGGGAAAATCAACAATATCTCACAGGTATTTAATGAAAATGAAAGGGTATTGAAAGCCAAGATTATTATGGATAATAACGGGATGAAGCTAAGACCGGGAATGTCTGCGGATGTTGTTCTGCCTGTTAATTCTCAAAATAAAAATGCATTGGCTATTCCTGCGAAGGCGTTGATCTTTGACAATAACCAAAGTTATGTAGTGGTGTATAAAAAAGACTGTGAACTGGAGATCAGACCTGTAACGGAAGTTGCTTCCAACAGCCAGCATATTTATGTAGAAGGAAACTTAAAGCAGGGAGAAAATGTAATTGCCTCTAATGGGTTACTGATCTATGAGAACCTGAAAAATCAATTAAATAAGTCTACCAAGTAA
- a CDS encoding TolC family protein, translated as MKKIFFTLFYIHCFSFFSAQISDTLKIDRKEAETIFLAHNLDLIAQKLEISQAEARAVQAKYWPNPKLSISEVNLWRTYDIEEQPALIGNWGKNTQISAEIEQVIQTAGKRRKNIELQKIEVEGEKYELQEVLRELKKTLRNTITEILFNQEQQKIYQGQIASIEKLTKSYHNQLNLGNISKAEYVRLKAQEIEFKKKLVSLKQEIEDQQVELKSLLMIPSHSYLVISDSFTMPEKQLSEIELTQWLEKAKENRPDILISKNKEKHASKNLEIQNAMKTPDVAVSIGYDRGGNIMKDFIGLGISVDLPIFDRNKGNIQEAKLEIEKSKNETRKSMMKSENEIVSVFRNYIRTQEVSEEIDDAYEATLDGLLVSHEKNFRLRNISMLEYMDFLDTYIGNKMIILDTKKELNQYYENLQYVVGQDL; from the coding sequence TTGAAGAAAATTTTTTTTACACTATTTTATATTCATTGTTTCAGTTTCTTTTCAGCACAGATTTCAGATACTCTGAAAATTGACAGAAAGGAAGCTGAAACGATTTTTCTTGCCCATAACCTTGATCTCATTGCTCAAAAACTTGAAATTTCCCAGGCAGAGGCAAGGGCTGTTCAGGCTAAATACTGGCCCAATCCTAAATTAAGCATCAGTGAAGTTAACTTGTGGAGAACTTATGATATTGAAGAGCAGCCTGCATTGATTGGAAACTGGGGAAAAAATACACAGATTTCCGCAGAAATAGAGCAGGTAATTCAGACCGCCGGAAAAAGAAGAAAAAATATTGAATTGCAGAAAATTGAAGTTGAGGGAGAAAAATATGAATTGCAGGAAGTATTGCGTGAACTCAAAAAAACGTTGAGGAATACAATCACTGAAATTTTATTCAATCAGGAACAACAAAAGATCTATCAGGGTCAGATTGCATCCATTGAAAAATTAACAAAGTCTTATCACAACCAATTAAATCTGGGAAATATCAGCAAGGCAGAATATGTTCGTTTAAAGGCCCAGGAAATTGAATTCAAGAAAAAGCTTGTTTCATTGAAGCAGGAAATTGAAGATCAGCAAGTGGAACTGAAATCTTTACTGATGATTCCGTCCCATTCTTACCTTGTTATTTCAGATTCATTTACAATGCCGGAAAAACAACTTTCGGAAATAGAATTGACGCAATGGCTGGAAAAGGCAAAGGAAAACCGCCCGGATATTTTGATTTCGAAAAATAAAGAAAAGCATGCTTCCAAGAATCTGGAAATTCAAAATGCAATGAAGACTCCCGATGTAGCTGTTTCCATAGGTTATGACCGTGGGGGAAATATTATGAAAGACTTTATTGGATTAGGTATTTCAGTTGATCTTCCAATTTTCGACAGAAATAAAGGAAACATTCAGGAAGCTAAGCTTGAAATAGAGAAAAGCAAGAATGAAACCCGAAAAAGCATGATGAAATCTGAGAATGAAATTGTCTCCGTTTTCAGAAACTATATCCGTACCCAGGAAGTTTCTGAGGAAATTGATGATGCTTATGAAGCTACATTAGATGGTTTGCTGGTGAGCCACGAGAAAAACTTTAGGCTAAGAAATATCAGCATGCTTGAGTACATGGATTTTCTGGATACCTACATCGGCAATAAAATGATCATACTGGATACTAAAAAGGAACTTAATCAATACTACGAAAACCTGCAATATGTTGTAGGACAAGATTTATAA